A genome region from Nocardioides cynanchi includes the following:
- a CDS encoding HNH endonuclease, with the protein MFESAAAAQVREWTATIAGGLDAVTDEERLAMIRGLEELKCAAAAAQAVLATEFDQSQRRKQREQGVPAAQLGRGVASELAFARRESPHRAQQQLGLGKILVTEMPHTMAAFRAGTITEWAATVLVRETACLDLVDRRIVDERLASDAGRLERMGVRELEAAAQKLAYQLDPGSFVARRARADSDRRVTLRPAPDTMALLSALTPAAQGVAMYAALTGEADRLRATGDPRSRGQIMADTLVERVTGQASAPAVPVTIDVVISDAALLAASEAPAWLDGYGPVPAEVARRLVTHPDARVEVRRLYARPETGELVAMESGSRCFRGPLATMIELRDQICRTPWCGAPIRHTDHALGTDDGGPTSYLNGQGLCEACNYAKQAPGWLARPGPDGDIVTRTPTGLVHTTAPPGVPPPAAPGSRAELYLSDLVLVV; encoded by the coding sequence ATGTTCGAGTCCGCCGCTGCAGCCCAGGTCCGGGAGTGGACGGCGACGATCGCCGGCGGCCTCGACGCAGTGACCGACGAGGAGCGCCTGGCGATGATCCGTGGCCTCGAGGAGCTGAAGTGCGCCGCGGCCGCGGCCCAGGCCGTGCTCGCGACGGAGTTCGACCAGTCGCAGCGCCGCAAGCAGCGTGAGCAAGGTGTCCCGGCCGCCCAGCTCGGCCGCGGCGTCGCTTCGGAGCTGGCGTTCGCTCGTCGCGAGTCGCCGCACCGGGCGCAGCAGCAGCTCGGTCTCGGCAAGATCCTGGTCACCGAGATGCCCCACACGATGGCGGCGTTCCGTGCCGGGACGATCACCGAGTGGGCCGCCACGGTCCTGGTGCGTGAGACCGCGTGCCTCGACCTCGTGGATCGTCGCATCGTCGACGAGCGGCTCGCCTCCGACGCGGGGCGCCTGGAGCGGATGGGTGTCCGGGAGCTCGAGGCCGCCGCTCAGAAGCTGGCCTACCAGCTCGACCCCGGGTCCTTCGTCGCCCGCCGGGCCCGCGCCGACTCCGACCGACGGGTGACGCTGCGGCCCGCCCCCGACACGATGGCCCTGCTGTCGGCACTGACGCCGGCGGCGCAGGGCGTGGCGATGTACGCCGCGCTGACCGGCGAGGCCGACCGGCTCCGCGCCACCGGCGACCCGCGCAGCCGGGGCCAGATCATGGCCGACACCCTGGTCGAGCGGGTGACCGGCCAGGCGTCCGCGCCCGCCGTCCCGGTGACGATCGACGTGGTGATCTCGGACGCGGCTCTCCTGGCCGCCAGCGAGGCGCCGGCCTGGCTTGACGGCTACGGGCCGGTGCCGGCCGAGGTCGCCCGGCGGCTCGTCACCCACCCCGATGCCCGGGTGGAGGTCCGGCGGCTCTACGCCCGACCCGAGACCGGCGAGCTCGTCGCGATGGAGTCGGGCTCGCGCTGCTTCCGCGGTCCCCTGGCCACGATGATCGAGCTCCGCGACCAGATCTGCCGCACGCCCTGGTGCGGCGCCCCGATCCGGCACACCGACCACGCGCTCGGGACCGACGACGGTGGCCCCACGTCGTACCTCAACGGTCAGGGCCTGTGCGAGGCCTGCAACTACGCCAAGCAGGCGCCGGGCTGGCTGGCCCGGCCCGGGCCCGACGGCGACATCGTGACCAGGACGCCGACCGGGCTCGTCCACACCACTGCGCCTCCGGGCGTCCCGCCTCCGGCAGCTCCGGGCAGCCGTGCCGAGCTCTACCTGAGCGACCTCGTGCTGGTCGTCTGA
- a CDS encoding DUF2945 domain-containing protein, protein MDIRTGTTVTWRWGAGTAEGKVVAIHPRPVSRQIKGSRIKRLGTPEDPAYEIEQEDGAKVLKLRSEVERKP, encoded by the coding sequence ATGGACATCCGTACCGGAACCACGGTCACCTGGCGCTGGGGAGCCGGCACGGCGGAGGGGAAAGTCGTCGCCATCCACCCCCGCCCGGTCAGCCGACAGATCAAGGGCAGCAGGATCAAGCGGCTCGGCACCCCCGAGGACCCGGCGTACGAGATCGAGCAGGAGGACGGCGCGAAGGTGCTGAAGCTGCGCAGCGAGGTGGAGCGCAAGCCGTGA
- the pdhA gene encoding pyruvate dehydrogenase (acetyl-transferring) E1 component subunit alpha: MTQAGFGPDLAEVFGPAHQAHEAGGAPDLVQLLTPEGERVEHPDFSFGDGLSRDELAEQVRGFFRDMTLTRRIDVEATALQRHGELGIWAQLLGQEAAQIGAGRALRPQDYVFPTYREHGVAYCRGVDPLLLLGLFRGVDQGGWDPRANNFGLYTIVIGAQTLHATGYAMGMQRDGVVGTGDPDRDAAVVAHFGDGASSQGDVNEAFIFAASYNAPVVFFCQNNQWAISEPIERQTRIPLYQRALGFGFPGIRVDGNDVLATYAVTQAALQRARDGQGPTFVEAYTYRMGAHTTTDDPTRYRLSDDVERWKLKDPIARVEVYLKRNGLADQAFFDSVAAEADDLGHRLREGCKAMADPQPMSMFDHVFAEETEELRVQREGFASYLESFEGARA; the protein is encoded by the coding sequence GTGACCCAAGCAGGCTTCGGCCCCGACCTGGCGGAGGTGTTCGGACCCGCCCACCAGGCCCATGAGGCCGGTGGCGCCCCGGACCTCGTCCAGCTCCTGACTCCCGAGGGCGAGCGAGTCGAGCATCCCGACTTCTCCTTCGGTGACGGTCTGAGCCGCGACGAGCTCGCCGAGCAGGTCAGGGGCTTCTTCCGCGACATGACGCTCACCCGCCGCATCGACGTCGAGGCCACCGCGCTGCAGCGGCACGGCGAGCTCGGCATCTGGGCCCAGCTGCTGGGCCAGGAAGCCGCGCAGATCGGCGCCGGGCGTGCGCTGCGCCCCCAGGACTACGTCTTCCCGACCTACCGCGAGCACGGCGTCGCCTACTGCCGGGGCGTCGACCCCTTGCTGCTGCTCGGCCTCTTCCGCGGGGTCGACCAGGGCGGCTGGGACCCGCGCGCGAACAACTTCGGTCTCTACACCATCGTGATCGGCGCCCAGACGCTGCACGCGACCGGCTACGCCATGGGCATGCAGCGCGACGGTGTCGTCGGCACCGGTGACCCCGACCGCGACGCCGCGGTGGTGGCCCACTTCGGTGACGGTGCCTCGAGCCAGGGCGACGTCAACGAGGCGTTCATCTTCGCCGCCTCCTACAACGCGCCCGTCGTGTTCTTCTGCCAGAACAACCAGTGGGCGATCTCCGAGCCGATCGAGCGCCAGACCCGGATCCCGCTCTACCAGCGGGCTCTGGGCTTCGGCTTCCCCGGCATCCGGGTCGACGGCAACGACGTCCTGGCGACGTACGCCGTCACCCAGGCGGCACTGCAGCGCGCCCGGGACGGCCAGGGGCCGACGTTCGTCGAGGCGTACACCTATCGCATGGGTGCCCACACCACGACCGACGACCCGACCCGCTACCGGCTCTCCGACGACGTCGAGCGGTGGAAGCTCAAGGATCCGATCGCCCGGGTCGAGGTCTACCTCAAGCGCAACGGCCTGGCCGACCAGGCCTTCTTCGACAGCGTCGCCGCCGAGGCCGACGACCTCGGCCACCGGCTCCGCGAGGGTTGCAAGGCGATGGCCGACCCGCAGCCGATGAGCATGTTCGACCACGTCTTCGCCGAGGAGACCGAGGAGCTGCGCGTCCAGCGCGAGGGCTTCGCGTCGTACCTCGAGAGCTTCGAGGGGGCCCGCGCATGA
- a CDS encoding alpha-ketoacid dehydrogenase subunit beta produces the protein MSENTKQKVTLAKALNMGLRRAMEDDPKVLLMGEDVGKLGGVFRITDGLQKDFGEDRVIDSPLAESGIVGTAIGMALRGYKPVVEIQFDGFVYPAYDQIVCQVAKMCYRSQGKTPLPMVIRIPFGGGIGAVEHHSESPEAQFAHTPGLKVVACSNPIDGYWMIQQAIAAPDPVIFLEPKRQYHADKAELDDSATPDPLFTSRVVRRGADCTVLAYGPTVKTALKAAEAAAGEGKSLEVIDLRTLSPLDMTPVLESVRRTGRAVVTHEAHVNLGLGAELSARITEECFYSLEAPVLRVGGFDTPYPASRIEEDYLPDLDRVLDAVDRSLDF, from the coding sequence ATGAGCGAGAACACCAAGCAGAAGGTGACCCTGGCCAAGGCCCTCAACATGGGCCTGCGCCGGGCGATGGAGGACGACCCCAAGGTCCTGCTCATGGGGGAGGACGTCGGCAAGCTCGGCGGCGTCTTCCGGATCACCGACGGCCTCCAGAAGGACTTCGGCGAGGACCGCGTCATCGACAGCCCGCTCGCGGAGTCCGGCATCGTCGGTACGGCGATCGGGATGGCCCTGCGCGGCTACAAGCCGGTCGTGGAGATCCAGTTCGACGGCTTCGTCTACCCGGCCTACGACCAGATCGTCTGCCAGGTGGCCAAGATGTGCTACCGCTCGCAGGGCAAGACCCCTCTGCCGATGGTGATCCGGATCCCGTTCGGGGGCGGCATCGGAGCGGTCGAGCACCACAGCGAGTCGCCGGAGGCGCAGTTCGCGCACACGCCCGGCCTCAAGGTGGTCGCCTGCTCCAACCCGATCGACGGCTACTGGATGATCCAGCAGGCCATCGCGGCTCCCGACCCGGTGATCTTCCTCGAGCCGAAGCGGCAGTACCACGCCGACAAGGCCGAGCTCGACGACTCCGCCACCCCCGACCCGCTGTTCACCTCGCGCGTCGTCCGGCGGGGTGCGGACTGCACGGTGCTGGCCTACGGTCCGACCGTGAAGACCGCCCTGAAGGCCGCGGAGGCCGCCGCAGGAGAAGGCAAGTCGCTGGAGGTGATCGACCTGCGCACACTCTCGCCGCTCGACATGACGCCGGTGCTGGAGTCCGTACGCCGCACCGGTCGGGCCGTGGTCACCCACGAGGCCCACGTCAACCTCGGCCTGGGCGCCGAGCTGTCAGCGCGGATCACCGAGGAGTGCTTCTACTCTTTGGAGGCGCCGGTGCTCCGCGTCGGCGGCTTCGACACGCCGTACCCCGCCTCGCGGATCGAGGAGGACTACCTCCCCGACCTCGACCGCGTGCTCGACGCGGTCGACCGTTCGCTCGACTTCTGA
- a CDS encoding dihydrolipoamide acetyltransferase family protein — protein MAEFKLPDVGEGLTEAEIVTWKVKEGDTVAINDIVVEIETAKSLVELPSPYAGVVQRLMVPEGETIPVGTPIIAIGDALDAPLDTLPSEPGEPGEPSEPSEPGDGPAPSPEIDLSNPAASGGGEGESLVGRNKADRSAVRRARHAAVPASAGGAAAQLQLQGSFEPGLASPDVADEADEPAVPATTAPAAVAVVRTLAKPPVRKLAKDLGVDLSTLTGTGPHGTVTRDDVQSAGTSAAPGDSTADSARPAPAGERETREPIKGVRKMMGQAMVGSAFSIPHVTEWVTIDATRTMELVERLKARREFRDVKVSPLLVLARAIMLAMRRTPEINSWWDDEASEVVYKHYVNLGIAAATPRGLVVPNVKNAEQLPLLELAGALNELTATAREGRTQPAEMAGGTFTITNVGVFGVDSGTPIINPGESAILCIGAIKPQPWVVDGEIVVRQVTTLALSFDHRHIDGEKGSRFLADVAGILEDPASALLF, from the coding sequence ATGGCCGAGTTCAAGCTGCCCGACGTGGGGGAGGGCCTCACCGAGGCCGAGATCGTGACCTGGAAGGTCAAGGAGGGCGACACCGTCGCCATCAACGACATCGTCGTCGAGATCGAGACCGCAAAGTCGCTGGTCGAGCTCCCCTCGCCGTACGCCGGCGTCGTGCAGCGGCTGATGGTGCCCGAGGGTGAGACCATCCCCGTCGGCACCCCGATCATCGCGATCGGCGACGCGCTGGACGCCCCGCTCGACACCTTGCCGAGCGAGCCGGGCGAGCCGGGCGAGCCGAGCGAGCCGAGCGAGCCGGGCGACGGCCCTGCCCCGTCGCCCGAGATCGACCTGTCCAACCCGGCCGCCAGCGGCGGCGGCGAGGGGGAGTCGCTGGTCGGGCGCAACAAGGCGGACCGCAGTGCCGTACGCCGGGCGCGGCACGCCGCCGTCCCCGCGTCGGCCGGTGGTGCCGCGGCGCAGCTGCAGCTCCAGGGCTCCTTCGAGCCGGGGCTCGCCTCGCCCGACGTGGCCGACGAGGCCGACGAGCCGGCGGTGCCCGCCACCACGGCGCCCGCCGCGGTGGCCGTGGTCCGGACCCTCGCCAAGCCGCCGGTCCGCAAGCTGGCCAAGGACCTCGGTGTCGACCTGTCCACGCTGACCGGCACCGGCCCCCATGGCACCGTCACCCGCGACGACGTGCAGTCGGCCGGCACGTCGGCGGCGCCCGGCGACAGCACGGCCGACTCCGCTCGACCAGCGCCGGCCGGGGAGCGCGAGACCCGCGAGCCGATCAAGGGGGTCCGCAAGATGATGGGCCAGGCCATGGTCGGCTCCGCGTTCTCGATCCCCCACGTGACCGAGTGGGTGACCATCGACGCGACCCGCACCATGGAGCTCGTGGAGCGGCTGAAGGCGCGCCGGGAGTTCCGCGACGTCAAGGTCTCGCCGCTGCTCGTGCTCGCTCGGGCGATCATGCTGGCGATGAGGCGCACGCCCGAGATCAACTCGTGGTGGGACGACGAGGCCTCGGAGGTCGTCTACAAGCACTACGTCAACCTCGGCATCGCCGCCGCGACTCCGCGCGGGCTCGTCGTACCCAACGTCAAGAACGCCGAGCAGCTGCCCCTCCTCGAGCTGGCCGGGGCGCTCAACGAGCTGACCGCGACCGCGCGAGAGGGCAGGACCCAGCCGGCCGAGATGGCGGGTGGCACCTTCACGATCACCAACGTCGGCGTCTTCGGCGTCGACAGCGGTACGCCGATCATCAACCCGGGCGAGTCCGCGATCCTGTGCATCGGGGCGATCAAGCCGCAGCCGTGGGTCGTGGACGGCGAGATCGTGGTCCGCCAGGTC